In Coregonus clupeaformis isolate EN_2021a chromosome 32, ASM2061545v1, whole genome shotgun sequence, the following are encoded in one genomic region:
- the tox3 gene encoding TOX high mobility group box family member 3 isoform X1, whose protein sequence is MDVRFYPIAGGNPIPGDPPNLDFSHCLGYYNYNKFANNNNYMNMADVAGGGDTFHTPSLGDEEFEIPPITPPPETESGLGLSDVDSPFPGHPLQHRGPFTPQFPPQSLELPSITISRNLMDQEGLSSINGLPLNMQGHLRQYPPNPAMVMRSIISMNNPNGMMSRNQLTTINQSQLSAQLGLNMTGPKIAHTSPSPPASKSATPSPSSSINEDDQDQDNRVMAGEKRPAPDAGKKPKTPKKKKKKDPNEPQKPVSAYALFFRDTQAAIKGQNPNATFGEVSKIVASMWDGLGEEQKQGYKSKTEAAKKEYLKALAAYRASLVSKAAQESAEAQTIRSVQQTLASTSLSPGLMLPSPLSQHPSMSSMSSMAQALQNGMPRAIAPKPLQMRLGGNQIVTSVTVQHQNMPNGVPSQLLNQMGGGGGGGGGAMVAGAQPTAVSQMSPPMQGGVGGHMQQLQQQQTQQQQMQQHLQHHQMQQQQMHHQQIQQQMQHQHFQHHLQQQLQQHNMQQQQQQQQQQQQQQQQQQQQRHDIQQQQLQLQQMQMQQLHQQQMQQHLQHQQQQHQSQCSPPQHSPSTPQSVGGSASMGSPQPAPQQPHPSQIQAHAQVLSQVSIY, encoded by the exons TttgccaacaacaacaactacatgAACATGGCAGATGTCGCTGGTGGTGGTGAT ACATTCCACACCCCCAGCCTGGGAGACGAGGAGTTTGAGATCCCTCCCATCACCCCTCCTCCAGAGACAGAGTCTGGCCTGGGCCTATCGGACGTGGACTCCCCCTTCCCGGGGCACCCGCTCCAGCACAGGGGACCCTTCACCCCCCAGTTCCCCCCTCAGAGCCTGGAGCTGCCCTCCATCACCATCTCACGCAACCTCATGGACCAGGAGGGGCTCTCCAGCATCAACGGCCTGCCATTG AACATGCAGGGCCACCTCCGCCAGTACCCCCCTAACCCTGCCATGGTCATGAGATCCATCATCAGCATGAACAACCCCAATGGTATGATGTCCCGGAACCAGCTGACCACCATCAACCAGTCCCAGCTCAGTGCACAGCTGGGCCTGAACATGACAGGACCCAAAATCGCCCATACTTCGCCCTCACCGCCAGCCAGCAAGTCGGCCACGCCCTCACCCTCCAGCTCCATCAACGAGGACGACCAAGACCAGGACAATAGG GTAATGGCAGGAGAGAAGCGCCCAGCACCAGATGCTGGGAAGAAGCCCAAGAcccccaagaagaagaagaagaaggacccCAACGAGCCCCAGAAGCCAGTTTCAGCCTACGCCCTGTTCTTCAGAGACACACAGGCCGCCATTAAGGGTCAAAACCCCAATGCCACCTTCGGAGAGGTTTCCAAGATAGTGGCCTCCATGTGGGATGGCTTGGGAGAGGAACAGAAGCAG GGCTATAAAAGCAAAACAGAGGCTGCTAAAAAGGAATATTTAAAAGCCCTCGCTGCCTACCGCGCCAGCCTGGTTTCAAAG GCTGCCCAGGAATCGGCAGAGGCTCAGACCATCCGTTCAGTCCAGCAGACCCTGGCCTCCACCAGCCTGTCCCCAGGTCTGATGCTGCCTTCGCCACTCTCCCAGCACCCGTCCATGTCCTCAATGTCCTCCATGGCCCAGGCTCTCCAGAACGGCATGCCGCGGGCCATCGCCCCCAAGCCGCTGCAGATGAGGCTGGGGGGCAACCAGATCGTGACCTCGGTGACAGTGCAACACCAGAACATGCCCAACGGTGTGCCGTCCCAGCTGCTTAACCAGatgggtggaggtggtggtggaggaggaggggccaTGGTGGCTGGAGCCCAGCCCACGGCCGTGTCCCAGATGAGCCCGCCCATGCAGGGTGGCGTGGGGGGGCACATgcagcagctgcagcagcagcagacacagCAGCAGCAGATGCAGCAACACCTGCAGCACCACCagatgcagcagcagcagatgcACCACCAGCAGATCCAGCAGCAGATGCAGCATCAGCATTTCCAGCACCACCTCCAGCAGCAGCTGCAGCAACACAAcatgcagcaacagcagcagcaacaacaacaacaacaacaacaacagcagcagcagcagcagcagaggcatGACATACAGCAACAACAACTGCAGCTCCAACAGATGCAGATGCAGCAGCTCCACCAGCAGCAGATGCAGCAGCATCTCCAACATCAGCAGCAACAGCACCAGTCTCAGTGTTCCCCACCACAGCACTCACCCAGCACGCCCCAATCAGTGGGGGGCTCCGCCTCCATGGGCAGCCCCCAGCCCGCCCCCCAGCAGCCACACCCCTCCCAGATCCAGGCCCACGCCCAGGTTCTGTCCCAGGTCTCCATCTACTGA
- the tox3 gene encoding TOX high mobility group box family member 3 isoform X2, giving the protein MNMADVAGGGDTFHTPSLGDEEFEIPPITPPPETESGLGLSDVDSPFPGHPLQHRGPFTPQFPPQSLELPSITISRNLMDQEGLSSINGLPLNMQGHLRQYPPNPAMVMRSIISMNNPNGMMSRNQLTTINQSQLSAQLGLNMTGPKIAHTSPSPPASKSATPSPSSSINEDDQDQDNRVMAGEKRPAPDAGKKPKTPKKKKKKDPNEPQKPVSAYALFFRDTQAAIKGQNPNATFGEVSKIVASMWDGLGEEQKQGYKSKTEAAKKEYLKALAAYRASLVSKAAQESAEAQTIRSVQQTLASTSLSPGLMLPSPLSQHPSMSSMSSMAQALQNGMPRAIAPKPLQMRLGGNQIVTSVTVQHQNMPNGVPSQLLNQMGGGGGGGGGAMVAGAQPTAVSQMSPPMQGGVGGHMQQLQQQQTQQQQMQQHLQHHQMQQQQMHHQQIQQQMQHQHFQHHLQQQLQQHNMQQQQQQQQQQQQQQQQQQQQRHDIQQQQLQLQQMQMQQLHQQQMQQHLQHQQQQHQSQCSPPQHSPSTPQSVGGSASMGSPQPAPQQPHPSQIQAHAQVLSQVSIY; this is encoded by the exons atgAACATGGCAGATGTCGCTGGTGGTGGTGAT ACATTCCACACCCCCAGCCTGGGAGACGAGGAGTTTGAGATCCCTCCCATCACCCCTCCTCCAGAGACAGAGTCTGGCCTGGGCCTATCGGACGTGGACTCCCCCTTCCCGGGGCACCCGCTCCAGCACAGGGGACCCTTCACCCCCCAGTTCCCCCCTCAGAGCCTGGAGCTGCCCTCCATCACCATCTCACGCAACCTCATGGACCAGGAGGGGCTCTCCAGCATCAACGGCCTGCCATTG AACATGCAGGGCCACCTCCGCCAGTACCCCCCTAACCCTGCCATGGTCATGAGATCCATCATCAGCATGAACAACCCCAATGGTATGATGTCCCGGAACCAGCTGACCACCATCAACCAGTCCCAGCTCAGTGCACAGCTGGGCCTGAACATGACAGGACCCAAAATCGCCCATACTTCGCCCTCACCGCCAGCCAGCAAGTCGGCCACGCCCTCACCCTCCAGCTCCATCAACGAGGACGACCAAGACCAGGACAATAGG GTAATGGCAGGAGAGAAGCGCCCAGCACCAGATGCTGGGAAGAAGCCCAAGAcccccaagaagaagaagaagaaggacccCAACGAGCCCCAGAAGCCAGTTTCAGCCTACGCCCTGTTCTTCAGAGACACACAGGCCGCCATTAAGGGTCAAAACCCCAATGCCACCTTCGGAGAGGTTTCCAAGATAGTGGCCTCCATGTGGGATGGCTTGGGAGAGGAACAGAAGCAG GGCTATAAAAGCAAAACAGAGGCTGCTAAAAAGGAATATTTAAAAGCCCTCGCTGCCTACCGCGCCAGCCTGGTTTCAAAG GCTGCCCAGGAATCGGCAGAGGCTCAGACCATCCGTTCAGTCCAGCAGACCCTGGCCTCCACCAGCCTGTCCCCAGGTCTGATGCTGCCTTCGCCACTCTCCCAGCACCCGTCCATGTCCTCAATGTCCTCCATGGCCCAGGCTCTCCAGAACGGCATGCCGCGGGCCATCGCCCCCAAGCCGCTGCAGATGAGGCTGGGGGGCAACCAGATCGTGACCTCGGTGACAGTGCAACACCAGAACATGCCCAACGGTGTGCCGTCCCAGCTGCTTAACCAGatgggtggaggtggtggtggaggaggaggggccaTGGTGGCTGGAGCCCAGCCCACGGCCGTGTCCCAGATGAGCCCGCCCATGCAGGGTGGCGTGGGGGGGCACATgcagcagctgcagcagcagcagacacagCAGCAGCAGATGCAGCAACACCTGCAGCACCACCagatgcagcagcagcagatgcACCACCAGCAGATCCAGCAGCAGATGCAGCATCAGCATTTCCAGCACCACCTCCAGCAGCAGCTGCAGCAACACAAcatgcagcaacagcagcagcaacaacaacaacaacaacaacaacagcagcagcagcagcagcagaggcatGACATACAGCAACAACAACTGCAGCTCCAACAGATGCAGATGCAGCAGCTCCACCAGCAGCAGATGCAGCAGCATCTCCAACATCAGCAGCAACAGCACCAGTCTCAGTGTTCCCCACCACAGCACTCACCCAGCACGCCCCAATCAGTGGGGGGCTCCGCCTCCATGGGCAGCCCCCAGCCCGCCCCCCAGCAGCCACACCCCTCCCAGATCCAGGCCCACGCCCAGGTTCTGTCCCAGGTCTCCATCTACTGA